In the Colletotrichum lupini chromosome 1, complete sequence genome, one interval contains:
- a CDS encoding ARP2/3 complex ARPC3 subunit → MMTFTQAYNSMFNADPNVPRTIGNFPLLPLRTKTRGPAYTLPFPNPPLPANESPDPDSESYDILDEVLALFRANTFFRNFELQGPADRLLVYGIWFVSDCLTKIKPSAGVRDASKDVMNVALDTNFAIPGDPAWPLNQMYETPRDRQDAEQLRQYMSQVRQELAVRLLARVYEEGGDGKPSKWWLSFTKRKFMGKAL, encoded by the exons ATGATGACCTTTACCCAGGCCTACAATTCCATGTTCAATGCCGACCCGAACGTCCCTCGCACAATAGGCAACTTCCCGCTGCTGCCCTTGCGCACAAAGACCCGCGGCCCGGCCTATACTCTTCCCTTCCCCAACCCGCCTCTGCCCGCCAATGAGTCTCCCGACCCAGACAGCGAAAGCTACGACATCCTCGACGAGGTTCTCGCCCTATTCCGCGCCAACACCTTCTTCCGCAACTTTGAGCTTCAGGGCCCCGCCGACCGCCTTCTGGTTTACGGCATCTGGTTCGTCAGCGACTGTCTGACCAAGATCAAGCCTAGCGCCGGCGTGCGTGATGCTTCCAAGGATGTCATGAACGTGGCCCTCGATACCAACTTCGCCATTCCCGGCGACCCGGCGTGGCCCCTGAACCAG ATGTACGAGACCCCGCGCGATAGACAGGACGCCGAGCAACTCCGCCAGTATATGTCCCAGGTCCGCCAAGAGTTGGCAGTCCGGTTACTGGCACGTGTGTACGAAGAAGGCGGCGATGGAAAACCGAGCAAATGGTGGCTGAGCTTCACCAAGAGAAAGTTCATGGGCAAGGCGTTGTGA
- a CDS encoding lipase has product MKISLPPVLAVVLFLAGQSAGNSEHHHHESRAAPAEVDAPAGTFKGRVFGSVDTFSGIPYARPPTGPLRLRPPQRLNSSLGNFDATGTAAACPQFLLSTDSRNILLDVVGSFLTLPFFQPITGQEDCLTVTVQRPSGTSSDAMLPVLFWIFGGGFEFGSTATYSGASFVRDGADMDRPFIFVAVNYRLGGFGFLPGREILKDGSANLGLLDQRQALEWVADNIAAFGGDPDKVTIWGESAGAISVFDQMALYDGDNSYQGRRLFRGAIMNSGSVIPADPVDCPKGQRVYDAVVKAASCQGSASTLDCLRSVDYETYKRAATAVPGILSYEALALSYVPRPDGTALIDSPDIIAKEGRYAAVPMIIGNQEDEGTLFALFQPLVMTASQLVNYLSELYFHNASIAQLTTLVNTYDHHISAGSPFRTGIFNEIVPGFKRRAAILGDLVFTLARRSFLSVAQAKHPEVPAWSYLSSYNHGTPVLGTFHASDILQVFLGIFPTFARQSTRTYYLNFLYNLDPNVGLGGYAQWPEWSQNQQLLWFLSGRTDYLKDDFRNESYRFIYSSMQSLNFRDDSDLLPRWSL; this is encoded by the coding sequence ATGAAGATTTCTCTCCCACCAGTTCTGGCTGTCGTTCTCTTCCTAGCTGGTCAGTCAGCTGGCAACTCTGAGCACCATCACCATGAATCTCGTGCTGCTCCGGCGGAAGTCGATGCGCCGGCCGGTACCTTCAAGGGACGAGTATTTGGCTCCGTCGATACGTTCTCTGGCATCCCCTATGCGAGACCGCCCACCGGACCGCTCCGCTTAAGGCCGCCTCAAAGACTCAACTCCTCTTTAGGCAACTTTGACGCGACAGGAACCGCAGCCGCATGCCCTCAATTTCTCTTGTCCACCGACAGCCGGAACATTCTTCTTGATGTTGTTGGCTCGTTTCTTACGCTCCCATTCTTTCAGCCTATTACCGGCCAGGAAGACTGTTTGACGGTGACTGTCCAGCGTCCTTCTGGCACATCGTCCGATGCGATGCTTCCAGTCTTGTTTTGGATATTTGGGGGTGGCTTCGAGTTCGGGTCGACAGCTACATACAGCGGGGCAAGCTTTGTCCGTGACGGGGCCGACATGGACCGTCCTTTCATCTTTGTTGCTGTGAATTATCGACTGGGAGGTTTCGGGTTCTTGCCTGGTCGTGAAATCCTGAAGGATGGCTCAGCCAACTTGGGACTACTAGACCAACGTCAGGCTTTGGAATGGGTTGCCGATAATATCGCTGCCTTCGGAGGTGATCCTGACAAGGTGACGATTTGGGGGGAATCAGCCGGTGCGATATCTGTTTTCGACCAGATGGCGCTGTATGACGGTGACAACTCCTATCAGGGTCGACGACTGTTTCGAGGGGCCATCATGAACTCTGGCAGTGTTATCCCAGCTGACCCAGTTGACTGCCCCAAAGGCCAGAGAGTCTACGATGCTGTTGTTAAGGCAGCCAGTTGTCAAGGGTCAGCGAGTACCTTGGATTGCCTGCGCAGTGTCGATTACGAGACTTACAAGCGTGCCGCAACGGCGGTGCCCGGCATCCTCTCATACGAAGCTCTTGCTCTGTCATATGTTCCTAGACCAGATGGCACAGCACTGATAGACAGCCCCGATATTATCGCAAAAGAAGGCCGATACGCTGCAGTGCCTATGATCATCGGCAACCAAGAAGACGAGGGTACACTGTTCGCACTGTTCCAGCCTCTGGTGATGACAGCGTCGCAACTCGTCAACTACCTCTCAGAGCTCTACTTTCACAACGCTTCGATAGCGCAGTTGACCACCCTCGTCAATACATATGACCACCACATCTCTGCAGGTAGTCCCTTTCGTACAGGGATCTTCAACGAGATCGTTCCTGGCTTCAAGCGTAGGGCTGCCATTCTTGGGGATCTCGTCTTCACGCTAGCACGCCGCTCGTTTCTATCTGTTGCTCAAGCAAAGCACCCAGAAGTCCCAGCTTGGTCGTATTTGAGCAGCTACAACCACGGAACTCCCGTACTTGGTACGTTTCACGCTTCCGACATACTGCAAGTCTTTCTAGGAATCTTTCCTACCTTTGCACGACAAAGCACCCGGACTTACTATCTCAACTTCCTTTACAACTTGGATCCTAACGTCGGATTGGGCGGTTATGCGCAATGGCCGGAATGGAGTCAGAATCAGCAACTACTCTGGTTTCTGAGCGGTCGAACAGACTACCTCAAAGATGACTTTCGAAACGAAAGTTACAGGTTCATATATAGCAGCATGCAGTCCCTCAATTTCAGGGATGATTCGGATTTGCTGCCGCGGTGGTCGCTTTGA